From the Petrotoga sp. 9PWA.NaAc.5.4 genome, one window contains:
- the rplJ gene encoding 50S ribosomal protein L10, producing the protein MLTKEKKKSLIDEFIQALQNSPIILFVDFTGMSVDQTNAFRIELFKNFGKDVTFKVYRTSLLKTASKLASMEKDYQKFFEGSTGVIYAKDRDPIEVLKVVQKFSDSNNQLPQIKGGILEGAIIDAEKVKEYSKLPSKQELYAMLARSLNSPISGLVNVLSGTLRSFLYVLNAIKENK; encoded by the coding sequence TTGCTAACTAAAGAAAAAAAGAAAAGTTTGATAGATGAATTCATCCAGGCTCTTCAAAATTCACCTATCATTTTATTTGTTGATTTTACAGGAATGTCTGTGGATCAGACAAACGCTTTTAGAATAGAATTATTTAAAAATTTTGGAAAGGATGTCACTTTTAAAGTTTATAGAACATCACTTTTAAAAACCGCTTCAAAATTAGCGTCAATGGAAAAAGATTACCAAAAATTCTTTGAAGGTAGCACAGGAGTAATTTATGCGAAAGACCGTGACCCCATAGAGGTATTAAAAGTAGTTCAAAAATTTTCTGATTCAAATAACCAACTTCCTCAGATAAAAGGTGGTATTTTAGAAGGAGCAATAATTGATGCTGAGAAAGTAAAAGAATATTCCAAACTACCTTCAAAACAGGAACTTTATGCTATGTTAGCAAGGTCATTAAACAGTCCTATATCTGGCTTAGTAAATGTTTTATCCGGTACTTTGAGAAGCTTTTTATATGTTTTAAATGCAATTAAAGAAAACAAATAA